A single window of Triplophysa rosa linkage group LG20, Trosa_1v2, whole genome shotgun sequence DNA harbors:
- the rab3ab gene encoding RAB3A, member RAS oncogene family, b — protein sequence MASATDNRYGQKESSDQNFDYMFKILIIGNSSVGKTSFLFRYADDSFTPAFVSTVGIDFKVKTIYRNDKRIKLQIWDTAGQERYRTITTAYYRGAMGFILMYDITNEESFAAVQDWSTQIKTYSWDNAQVLLVGNKCDMEDERVVASERGRQLSEHLGFEFFEASAKDNINVKQTFERLVDIICEKMSESLDAADPAVTGAKQGPQLTEQPAAPHQDCAC from the exons ATGGCTTCAGCTACAGATAACCGTTATGGACAAAAGGAGTCTTCCGATCAAAACTTTGATTACATGTTCAAAATCCTGATCATCGGGAACAGCAGCGTCGGGAAGACGAGTTTTCTGTTTCGTTACGCAGACGACTCTTTCACGCCAGCGTTTGTAAGCACAGTGGGCATTGACTTCAAGGTGAAGACCATCTACAGGAATGACAAGAGGATAAAACTTCAGATCTGG GACACAGCAGGACAGGAGCGCTACAGGACCATCACCACTGCCTACTACCGTGGAGCCATGGGCTTCATCCTGATGTACGACATCACCAACGAGGAGTCATTTGCTGCAGTGCAGGACTG GTCCACACAGATTAAGACATACTCATGGGATAATGCCCAGGTGCTTCTGGTGGGCAACAAATGTGATATGGAAGATGAGAGGGTCGTGGCCTCTGAGAGGGGCCGGCAGCTTTCCGAGCACCTTG GTTTTGAGTTTTTTGAGGCCAGTGCCAAGGACAACATCAACGTCAAACAAACCTTTGAGCGGCTGGTGGACATAATCTGTGAGAAGATGTCTGAGAGTCTGGATGCGGCTGATCCTGCAGTGACGGGAGCCAAACAGGGACCCCAGCTCACAGAGCAGCCCGCCGCTCCGCACCAGGACTGCGCTTGCTGA